The following are encoded together in the Edaphobacter lichenicola genome:
- a CDS encoding HAD family hydrolase encodes MSAEVCLKVNGILFDMDGVLVSSIGSVVRCWRQWAEHYGIPNAEIFMVPHGMRAIEIVKSLVPEIDPEEGLRYIEDLEMNDVADLVVLPGVKALLESLPAERWAIVTSATRRLLLGRLKAAGLPVPERIISADMVERGKPDPEPYRRGAELLGLRPEDCLVVEDAPSGVDAGLAAGCRVVGVAGTHTVEDLKGAQWVVGSLEGVSVGADAGGLEVRFTRVG; translated from the coding sequence TTGAGCGCAGAGGTCTGCTTGAAGGTGAACGGCATCCTGTTCGATATGGATGGGGTGCTGGTGAGCTCGATTGGGTCGGTGGTGCGTTGCTGGCGGCAGTGGGCGGAGCACTATGGGATTCCCAACGCGGAGATCTTCATGGTGCCGCATGGGATGCGTGCGATCGAGATTGTGAAGTCGCTGGTTCCGGAGATCGATCCCGAGGAGGGTCTGCGGTATATCGAGGATCTGGAGATGAACGATGTGGCGGACCTGGTGGTGCTGCCGGGGGTGAAGGCGCTGCTGGAGAGTCTGCCGGCGGAGCGGTGGGCGATTGTGACCTCGGCGACGCGCAGGCTGCTGCTGGGACGTTTGAAGGCGGCTGGACTGCCGGTGCCGGAGCGGATTATCAGTGCGGATATGGTGGAGCGGGGGAAGCCCGACCCGGAGCCTTACCGGCGCGGCGCTGAGTTGCTGGGACTGCGGCCTGAGGATTGCCTGGTGGTGGAGGATGCTCCTTCGGGCGTTGACGCCGGGCTGGCGGCTGGGTGCCGGGTAGTGGGTGTAGCTGGGACGCATACCGTAGAGGATCTGAAGGGGGCGCAGTGGGTTGTTGGGTCGCTGGAGG
- a CDS encoding phosphoglucomutase/phosphomannomutase family protein, with protein MAETVVKFGTDGWRGIIADDFTYANVRVAASAIANYVLAQEDAAAGVCIAYDTRFGSHSFAKVVAEVLAGAGIPVAMAAEITPTPALSYAVRERKAAGGVMITSSHNPAEWNGVKYKASYGGSGKPSIMAAIESYLDKPLAKAAKAASIETADFNTDYVAAIARFVDLDAIRASGYKFLIDCMYGAGRGVVAGIFTKAGIPFVEIRNEINPAFPGINPEPILPHIRAAQVAVVAEQCDAGLITDGDADRIGAVDEHGNVVDAHKIFAVLLKWLLERKKWPGDVTRAFNTTKMLDRICAKYGRRLHEHGIGFKYVCDLMLEQEILIGGEESGGIGISRHLPERDGMLNSLLLANVMADEKKTLGQLVAALQEEFGEHQYGRIDMHIDEELKLSAIARAKALKDAAGADFAGLKVLRVETLDGIKFFLENPDCAGKPNAAETWLLLRASGTEPLLRVYCESCSVESVERVLAAAKTFVLEGRGA; from the coding sequence CTGGCGGGGCATTATTGCGGATGACTTTACCTATGCGAACGTTCGGGTTGCGGCGTCTGCGATCGCGAACTACGTTTTAGCGCAGGAGGATGCGGCGGCCGGGGTGTGTATCGCTTACGATACGCGGTTCGGCTCGCACTCCTTCGCGAAGGTTGTGGCCGAGGTGCTTGCCGGGGCTGGCATCCCGGTGGCGATGGCTGCGGAGATTACGCCTACTCCTGCGCTCTCGTATGCGGTGCGCGAGCGCAAGGCGGCGGGTGGGGTGATGATCACCTCGAGCCATAATCCGGCGGAGTGGAACGGGGTGAAGTACAAGGCCAGCTATGGCGGCTCGGGCAAGCCTTCGATCATGGCGGCGATTGAGAGCTATCTCGACAAGCCGCTGGCGAAGGCTGCGAAGGCTGCTTCGATCGAGACGGCCGACTTCAATACGGACTACGTCGCTGCGATCGCGCGCTTTGTCGATCTCGATGCGATTCGTGCCTCGGGATATAAGTTTTTGATCGATTGCATGTACGGTGCGGGACGCGGTGTGGTCGCTGGGATCTTTACGAAGGCTGGGATTCCTTTCGTCGAGATTCGCAACGAGATCAATCCGGCGTTTCCTGGGATCAATCCTGAGCCGATTCTGCCGCACATCAGGGCTGCGCAGGTTGCTGTGGTTGCGGAGCAGTGCGATGCGGGGCTGATCACGGATGGGGATGCGGACCGGATCGGTGCGGTGGATGAGCATGGCAACGTGGTGGATGCGCACAAGATCTTTGCGGTGCTTCTGAAGTGGCTGCTGGAGCGAAAGAAGTGGCCGGGCGATGTGACGCGCGCCTTCAACACGACGAAGATGCTGGACCGGATCTGCGCGAAGTACGGGCGGCGGCTGCATGAGCATGGGATCGGGTTCAAGTATGTGTGCGACCTGATGCTCGAGCAGGAGATTCTGATTGGCGGCGAGGAGTCGGGCGGCATTGGCATCAGCCGGCATCTGCCGGAGCGGGATGGGATGCTGAACTCGCTTTTGCTTGCCAACGTGATGGCGGATGAGAAGAAGACGCTCGGGCAGCTCGTCGCTGCGTTACAGGAGGAGTTTGGCGAACACCAGTATGGACGCATCGATATGCATATCGATGAGGAGTTGAAGCTGTCTGCGATTGCAAGGGCGAAGGCTTTGAAGGATGCGGCTGGCGCGGACTTTGCGGGGTTGAAGGTGCTTCGGGTGGAGACGCTGGATGGGATCAAGTTCTTTCTGGAGAATCCTGACTGTGCGGGCAAGCCCAATGCGGCGGAGACGTGGCTGCTGCTTCGCGCTTCGGGGACGGAGCCGTTGCTGCGGGTGTACTGCGAGAGCTGTTCGGTAGAGTCGGTGGAGCGGGTGCTGGCGGCGGCGAAGACGTTTGTTCTTGAGGGACGTGGGGCTTGA